A section of the Pseudomonas fluorescens genome encodes:
- a CDS encoding ParM/StbA family protein, protein MGNALGLDIGYSNVICVFGSGDGQPESIIRPSQAAPLSVLPGDSGLRPGEVIVEVDGAPWVAFAAPGRVQDGRELHEDYTSSHAYEALFKGALLHAAGDKDVIDCLVTGLPVSQARDKPYVEALMKRMTGTHRITPKREVTVKQVEVVAQPIGTLTEIYCNSDASEVIEESVSIIIDPGFFSVDWVVFDHRELVVNSSSSSLKAMSVVLEACNEEIAKDHGGIPGVEKIEHALQSGKSYILIYGRKVELSEYLERAAERVIPSVFTEIKQGLRFLKGRAIDCVILGGGGASLYEPYARKEFPDALVVKPVNSVKSNAEGFWHIARS, encoded by the coding sequence ATGGGTAACGCCTTAGGTCTGGATATTGGTTACAGCAACGTCATTTGCGTTTTTGGCAGTGGCGATGGGCAACCGGAGTCGATTATTCGTCCCTCGCAGGCCGCTCCCTTGAGCGTTCTGCCTGGGGATTCTGGGTTACGCCCCGGTGAAGTAATCGTTGAAGTTGATGGCGCGCCCTGGGTGGCATTTGCCGCGCCCGGCCGAGTTCAGGATGGACGAGAGCTGCACGAGGACTACACTTCCTCGCACGCCTATGAGGCCCTATTTAAGGGGGCTCTGCTTCATGCGGCCGGTGATAAAGACGTGATTGACTGCTTAGTAACTGGCCTTCCTGTCTCGCAGGCTCGCGATAAGCCCTATGTAGAAGCCCTGATGAAGCGTATGACCGGGACGCATCGGATTACGCCCAAGCGAGAGGTTACGGTTAAGCAAGTAGAGGTTGTTGCTCAGCCTATCGGGACTCTGACGGAGATTTACTGCAACTCAGATGCTTCGGAAGTTATTGAGGAGTCAGTTTCAATCATTATTGATCCGGGGTTTTTCAGTGTTGATTGGGTGGTATTTGACCATCGCGAGCTAGTAGTAAACTCCAGCAGCAGCAGCCTCAAAGCTATGTCTGTTGTACTTGAAGCATGCAACGAAGAAATTGCGAAGGATCATGGCGGTATTCCTGGTGTAGAAAAGATCGAACATGCGCTTCAGTCGGGTAAGTCTTACATTTTGATTTATGGCCGCAAAGTTGAACTATCTGAATATCTCGAGCGTGCTGCCGAACGTGTTATCCCATCCGTCTTCACTGAGATCAAACAAGGACTTCGATTCCTGAAGGGGCGCGCTATCGACTGTGTGATTCTCGGCGGTGGGGGAGCCTCATTGTATGAGCCATATGCTAGAAAAGAATTCCCCGATGCGTTGGTAGTTAAGCCCGTTAATAGTGTAAAAAGCAATGCCGAAGGTTTCTGGCATATAGCACGCTCTTAA
- a CDS encoding tyrosine-type recombinase/integrase: protein MNSADAVIVRNNLEVSEALITNDFSKVIFSYTTTPSGKLLVLSSFFDDVWIIPDSQFTTSVTKSFKRLNFKTVPSKFVHILKLCVLKYSLFGLFGQPPRGSTIKLFFTNALSFLNYISKHTDSLNAINPLLFSNYTLDTKLVKGRKEALLTIDALRLRFTGVEQLHLLSQDTVDPMRHPWPDSSASTLSGKNGTEWYLKGKTPVIPDDILAVLFQQSVSHMERAEYLIELRDESRQIISTLTSRGNQTLYTSPFLQSQGFDGGLREVLGELRKTYIACAVIILTTSGVRIHELHSLKEDCRFTTEDSDGKTIYWMRGRSEKTGEGDTEWVVTEATHQAISVAAKITAPLREELKQKIDELFSENADCHIAAQLSRHKDVIFLGKHTITGEISTLANLGNLLTGYCTDLGLDWNLTSHQFRRTFAVYVVRSAHGDLRYLKKHFKHWSLDMTALYAANEQKDSDLLDELMQAYSEAKESIIDHMLDETTPLSGGLADGVMKFRAAQIKTYQDRSEMVKTVADFVHIRATSVAWCTNDLGNCVGGSGLEATRCGDCVNSLIDDTKLPVWQGIYEQQIELLDLTDIGESGLERVRRDVARCEKVLKDLGAPVEMTHG from the coding sequence ATGAATAGCGCTGACGCAGTTATCGTGCGGAACAATTTAGAAGTAAGCGAGGCACTGATAACCAATGACTTCTCCAAGGTCATCTTTTCTTACACGACCACTCCGAGTGGTAAGCTGTTGGTACTTAGTAGCTTTTTTGATGATGTTTGGATTATTCCTGATTCACAATTTACCACCAGCGTAACAAAGTCGTTCAAACGTCTAAACTTCAAAACCGTGCCATCCAAATTTGTTCATATTCTGAAATTGTGCGTTTTGAAATATTCATTATTTGGCCTCTTTGGACAACCACCTAGAGGGAGCACCATTAAGCTATTTTTCACGAACGCGTTAAGCTTTTTAAACTACATAAGCAAACACACCGACAGCCTTAACGCGATCAACCCTCTACTGTTCTCCAACTACACGCTGGACACCAAGCTTGTCAAAGGCCGTAAAGAGGCCTTGCTCACTATCGACGCTCTGCGCCTGAGATTTACTGGCGTGGAACAGCTTCACTTATTGAGTCAAGATACTGTTGATCCCATGCGACATCCTTGGCCGGATTCCTCTGCATCAACACTATCTGGAAAAAATGGAACTGAATGGTATCTCAAGGGTAAAACGCCTGTGATCCCGGATGACATCCTAGCTGTGCTTTTTCAACAGTCAGTAAGTCACATGGAGCGAGCGGAGTATCTTATCGAGCTGAGAGATGAATCCCGCCAGATCATTTCGACGCTGACCTCACGCGGAAACCAAACTTTATATACATCTCCTTTTCTGCAGAGTCAGGGCTTCGACGGTGGGTTAAGAGAAGTTCTTGGTGAACTCAGGAAAACGTATATAGCTTGCGCAGTTATAATTTTGACTACCAGCGGAGTGAGAATCCATGAGTTGCATTCTCTCAAAGAGGATTGTCGTTTTACGACGGAAGACTCTGATGGAAAAACCATCTACTGGATGCGCGGGCGCTCAGAGAAAACCGGAGAAGGTGACACGGAGTGGGTTGTTACCGAGGCTACCCACCAAGCTATTTCAGTTGCAGCCAAGATAACGGCCCCACTACGCGAGGAGCTAAAACAGAAAATAGATGAGCTATTCTCTGAGAACGCTGACTGCCACATTGCCGCACAATTATCGCGCCACAAGGATGTGATCTTCCTAGGGAAACATACCATCACGGGCGAGATAAGCACTCTCGCCAACTTAGGTAACTTATTAACCGGCTATTGCACCGACCTGGGGCTTGACTGGAACCTGACCTCGCACCAGTTCCGAAGAACTTTCGCTGTATATGTTGTTCGGAGTGCCCATGGTGATCTTCGATACTTGAAGAAACACTTCAAGCACTGGAGTCTGGACATGACCGCTCTCTACGCCGCAAATGAGCAAAAGGACTCTGACCTGCTGGACGAGCTCATGCAGGCTTACAGCGAGGCAAAAGAAAGCATCATCGATCATATGCTTGATGAGACTACTCCACTTAGTGGTGGCCTCGCAGATGGCGTAATGAAATTCCGGGCTGCCCAAATCAAGACCTATCAGGATCGTTCGGAGATGGTGAAGACAGTTGCTGATTTTGTTCACATCCGAGCAACCTCCGTTGCTTGGTGCACTAACGACCTTGGAAACTGTGTGGGAGGCTCTGGCCTAGAAGCAACCCGTTGCGGAGACTGTGTTAACTCTCTGATCGACGACACTAAGTTGCCGGTCTGGCAAGGCATCTATGAACAGCAAATTGAGCTGCTTGACCTGACTGATATAGGTGAATCAGGTCTAGAGCGTGTCCGTAGGGATGTAGCAAGGTGCGAGAAGGTGCTCAAAGACCTTGGGGCGCCAGTGGAGATGACACATGGATAA
- a CDS encoding transglycosylase SLT domain-containing protein, translated as MFNIRASSFIAVYACIAIFNSASANGFSLKGTMWERASKASACKPDPLLLYSLALNESKTSAGKGMVAPHPFALRNAPSGALYPNTYMDAKVVLGKYIAEDILTDIGIMQINYRWNGNRVARPELLLDPEVNIRIGAQILCESIAQYPVDMQLAIGGYHTRNPRRELDARQYASNVLSIWRSLQRLK; from the coding sequence ATGTTTAATATCCGCGCCAGCTCCTTTATTGCTGTCTATGCATGCATTGCTATATTTAATTCAGCAAGCGCTAATGGGTTTTCATTAAAAGGGACAATGTGGGAGCGAGCCTCAAAGGCCTCCGCATGCAAGCCGGACCCACTGCTTCTATATTCACTGGCCCTGAATGAATCTAAAACTTCCGCCGGAAAAGGGATGGTTGCACCACACCCATTTGCGCTTCGGAACGCGCCTAGTGGTGCCCTGTACCCTAATACCTATATGGATGCCAAGGTTGTACTCGGCAAGTATATTGCCGAAGACATTCTGACCGATATAGGGATTATGCAAATAAATTACCGTTGGAATGGTAATCGAGTAGCGCGCCCAGAGCTTCTTCTTGACCCTGAAGTAAACATCCGAATTGGTGCCCAGATACTTTGCGAGTCGATTGCGCAATACCCTGTCGATATGCAACTTGCTATTGGCGGGTACCATACTCGAAACCCTAGGCGGGAACTTGACGCACGCCAGTATGCGAGTAATGTGCTCAGCATTTGGCGTTCACTACAGCGTTTGAAGTAA
- the mobI gene encoding conjugative transfer protein MobI(A/C): MYAVLVERAEDLREAFFKTALDLHAGKPGHIPIGINVKQSSPNAYSFNWVKIELIKGDGKNGSQKITTLDKGRGSNYPLNGFNFVKGSLNPIVRGYELQLREIRVAGSMLQKIRRSLIAAATRVASVEQRVAILAEDRR; encoded by the coding sequence ATGTATGCAGTTCTCGTTGAGCGTGCGGAGGATTTGCGGGAAGCCTTTTTCAAGACAGCATTGGATCTTCATGCGGGCAAGCCTGGGCATATCCCCATTGGCATCAATGTCAAGCAGTCGAGCCCCAATGCTTACTCGTTTAACTGGGTGAAAATTGAGCTAATCAAGGGCGACGGGAAGAACGGCAGTCAGAAGATCACTACCCTAGATAAGGGACGGGGTAGCAATTACCCGCTGAATGGCTTCAACTTTGTGAAAGGCAGCTTGAACCCTATCGTGCGTGGTTATGAGCTACAGCTTCGGGAGATACGGGTAGCCGGTTCAATGCTCCAGAAGATCCGCAGATCGCTGATCGCAGCAGCGACGAGGGTAGCGTCAGTTGAGCAAAGGGTGGCCATTCTCGCGGAGGACCGGCGCTAA
- the mmsB gene encoding 3-hydroxyisobutyrate dehydrogenase has product MKIAFIGLGNMGAPMARNLIKAGHALNLFDLNQTVLNELAALGGTISASPRDAAQGAELVLTMLPAAAHVRSVWLNEDGVLAGIGKGVPAVDCSTIDPQTARDVAAAAAKHGVAMADAPVSGGTGGAQAGTLTFMVGATAQLFATLQPVLAHMGRNIVHCGEVGTGQIAKICNNLLLGISMVGVSEAMALGDALGIDTQVLAGIINSSTGRCWSSDTYNPWPGVIETAPSSRGYTGGFGADLMLKDLGLATEAARQAHQPVILGAVAQQLYQSMSQRGEGGKDFSAIINSYRKPQ; this is encoded by the coding sequence ATGAAGATTGCATTTATCGGCCTGGGCAACATGGGCGCACCCATGGCCCGCAACCTGATCAAGGCTGGCCATGCACTGAACCTGTTCGACCTGAACCAGACCGTACTCAACGAACTCGCCGCGCTGGGCGGCACCATCAGCGCCTCGCCGCGGGATGCAGCCCAGGGCGCGGAGCTGGTATTGACCATGCTGCCCGCTGCCGCCCATGTGCGTAGCGTCTGGCTGAATGAAGACGGTGTGCTCGCCGGTATCGGCAAAGGCGTGCCCGCAGTGGATTGCAGCACCATCGACCCGCAGACCGCGCGTGACGTGGCGGCTGCGGCGGCCAAGCACGGCGTGGCGATGGCCGATGCGCCTGTTTCCGGAGGCACCGGTGGGGCGCAGGCGGGGACCTTGACCTTTATGGTCGGCGCCACCGCGCAACTGTTCGCCACCCTGCAACCGGTGCTGGCGCACATGGGCCGCAACATCGTGCATTGCGGTGAAGTGGGCACCGGGCAGATCGCCAAGATCTGCAATAACCTGCTGCTGGGCATCAGCATGGTCGGCGTCAGCGAGGCCATGGCCCTGGGCGATGCACTGGGCATCGATACTCAGGTGCTGGCGGGGATCATCAACAGCTCGACCGGGCGTTGCTGGAGTTCCGATACCTACAACCCGTGGCCTGGGGTGATCGAAACCGCGCCGTCATCGCGCGGCTATACCGGTGGGTTTGGGGCTGACCTGATGCTCAAGGACCTGGGCCTGGCGACCGAGGCCGCACGCCAGGCGCACCAGCCGGTGATTCTCGGCGCCGTGGCGCAGCAGTTGTACCAATCGATGAGCCAGCGCGGGGAGGGGGGCAAGGACTTCTCGGCGATCATCAACAGCTATCGCAAGCCTCAATAG
- a CDS encoding IS5 family transposase — MKQMSFADAEYAGKRKQTRRERFLIEMDQVVPWKGLIALIEPHYPKGEGGRPAYPLMAMLRVHLMQNWFGYSDPAMEESLYETTILRQFAGLHLDRIPDETTILNFRRLLEKHELAGGILQVINGYLGDRGLLLRQGTVVDATIIHAPSSTKNKDGKRDPEMHQTKKGNQYYFGMKSHIGVDVESGLVHSVVGTAANVADVTQVDQLLHGEETYVSGDAGYTGVEKRAEHQHRQMIWSIAARPSSYKKHAKKSLIGRMRRKIEYAKAQVRAKVEHPFRVIKRQFGYTKVRFRGLVKNTAQQTTLFALSNLWMMRKRLLNAGEVRL, encoded by the coding sequence ATGAAGCAAATGTCTTTCGCTGATGCCGAGTACGCAGGCAAACGTAAGCAGACCCGCCGTGAGCGTTTCCTGATTGAGATGGATCAGGTCGTGCCCTGGAAAGGCCTGATTGCGTTGATCGAGCCGCATTATCCGAAGGGTGAAGGCGGTCGTCCGGCGTATCCGTTGATGGCCATGCTGCGGGTTCATCTGATGCAAAACTGGTTCGGCTACAGCGATCCGGCGATGGAAGAGTCCCTCTACGAAACCACGATTCTGCGCCAGTTTGCCGGGCTGCATTTGGATCGGATTCCGGATGAAACCACGATCCTCAACTTCCGCCGGCTGTTGGAAAAACATGAGCTGGCCGGTGGGATTTTGCAGGTCATCAACGGCTATTTGGGCGACCGAGGTTTGCTGCTGCGTCAGGGAACTGTGGTCGATGCGACGATCATTCATGCGCCCAGTTCGACCAAGAACAAGGACGGTAAACGCGACCCCGAAATGCACCAGACAAAGAAAGGAAATCAGTACTATTTCGGGATGAAATCGCACATCGGTGTCGATGTTGAATCCGGTCTGGTACATAGCGTGGTGGGCACGGCGGCGAATGTGGCGGACGTGACTCAGGTCGATCAGTTGCTGCATGGCGAGGAAACTTACGTCTCTGGCGATGCCGGTTACACCGGCGTGGAGAAGCGTGCGGAGCATCAACATCGCCAGATGATCTGGTCGATCGCAGCGCGCCCCAGCAGCTATAAGAAGCATGCAAAAAAGAGCCTGATCGGTCGCATGCGCCGCAAAATCGAATACGCGAAAGCTCAAGTCCGGGCCAAGGTTGAGCATCCATTCAGGGTGATCAAGCGCCAGTTTGGTTATACGAAAGTCCGCTTCCGAGGCTTGGTGAAAAACACCGCGCAGCAGACCACACTGTTTGCCTTATCGAACCTGTGGATGATGCGAAAACGACTGTTGAATGCAGGCGAGGTGCGCCTGTGA